From one Paenibacillus sp. FSL K6-1330 genomic stretch:
- a CDS encoding histidine triad nucleotide-binding protein, with the protein MDCLFCKIVEGELPSTKVLENDKVLVFQNINPEAPVHVLIIPKKHIASMNDIQDEDLLLIGEMHKAAKEAAAKLGIAESGYRLINNCGPDGEQSVFHVHYHLMGGRRLGALTGISPAHT; encoded by the coding sequence ATGGATTGTCTTTTTTGTAAAATCGTAGAGGGTGAGCTTCCTTCCACGAAGGTACTCGAGAATGATAAGGTGCTTGTTTTTCAAAACATTAACCCGGAGGCGCCGGTTCATGTTCTGATCATTCCCAAGAAGCATATCGCATCCATGAATGATATTCAGGATGAAGATTTGCTGCTGATTGGCGAGATGCACAAAGCAGCTAAAGAAGCCGCGGCGAAGCTGGGCATTGCGGAGAGCGGTTATCGATTAATTAACAACTGCGGACCCGATGGGGAACAATCGGTGTTTCATGTGCACTATCATCTGATGGGCGGTCGCCGTTTGGGCGCTTTAACAGGCATTTCACCCGCTCATACATAA
- the rpsU gene encoding 30S ribosomal protein S21, translating into MSETKVRKNETIDAALRRFKRSIAKDGVLAEVKKRKHYEKPSVKRKKKSEAARKRKF; encoded by the coding sequence GTGTCTGAAACTAAAGTTCGCAAAAACGAGACAATTGATGCTGCACTTCGTCGCTTCAAGCGTTCCATTGCTAAAGATGGCGTATTGGCTGAAGTGAAGAAACGCAAGCATTATGAAAAGCCAAGCGTAAAGCGCAAGAAAAAGTCCGAGGCTGCTCGTAAGAGAAAGTTTTAG
- a CDS encoding GatB/YqeY domain-containing protein, with the protein MNLSERLNEDMKQAMRSKDKFKLSTIRMVRSTIKNLEIDLKRSLDDNEVLDIFSREIKQRKDALQEFEKAGRDDLAADAKAEIELLSAYLPEQLTEEEIKVIVQQTIQETGASSKAEMGKVMSALMPKVKGRADGKLVNQVVQQFL; encoded by the coding sequence ATGAATCTTAGCGAACGATTGAACGAAGATATGAAGCAAGCGATGAGGAGTAAGGACAAGTTCAAACTCTCAACGATTCGAATGGTTCGTTCGACGATAAAAAATCTTGAAATAGATTTGAAACGAAGTTTGGATGACAACGAAGTGCTTGATATTTTTAGTCGTGAAATCAAACAGCGCAAAGATGCCCTCCAAGAATTTGAAAAAGCGGGACGCGACGATCTTGCCGCCGATGCAAAAGCAGAAATTGAGCTCCTTAGCGCCTACCTCCCGGAACAGCTTACTGAAGAAGAAATTAAAGTCATTGTACAGCAGACCATCCAGGAAACCGGTGCTTCTTCAAAAGCCGAGATGGGTAAAGTAATGAGCGCTCTCATGCCGAAAGTTAAAGGGCGTGCAGATGGGAAGCTTGTCAATCAAGTTGTTCAACAATTTCTGTAA